One Edaphobacter flagellatus genomic region harbors:
- a CDS encoding cation transporter — translation MSLEVILGIGEGIRARSVALTAFGADSLVELISALVVLRRFQVGPAGERRAAFLSAILLYIIAVYIVTTSTLGLLVPALRPEASGVGIVLLLIAAIGMPLLGKAKRRLAQSTASAALQADAAQTSICAYMAWIGLGGLLANAIFHVAWADSVAALLLLPLVLREANRARRGELCTCD, via the coding sequence ATGTCCTTGGAAGTAATCCTGGGCATAGGCGAAGGGATTCGCGCCCGGAGCGTTGCTTTGACAGCGTTCGGAGCGGATAGCTTGGTGGAACTCATCTCCGCCTTGGTCGTACTACGGAGATTCCAAGTCGGCCCTGCAGGAGAACGGCGCGCCGCCTTCCTTTCCGCAATCCTGCTTTACATCATCGCCGTATACATTGTGACGACATCGACCTTGGGCTTACTCGTCCCTGCACTCCGACCGGAAGCCAGCGGCGTTGGGATTGTCTTACTCCTCATCGCGGCCATCGGAATGCCGTTACTCGGAAAGGCAAAGAGGCGGCTGGCGCAGAGCACCGCAAGCGCGGCGCTTCAGGCCGATGCGGCACAGACCTCAATCTGTGCCTACATGGCTTGGATTGGGCTGGGGGGACTCTTGGCGAATGCCATCTTCCACGTCGCGTGGGCTGATTCGGTAGCGGCTCTCCTTCTCTTGCCGCTTGTCCTTCGTGAAGCGAATCGGGCACGACGTGGGGAACTGTGCACTTGTGATTAG